CGGGCCCCTGCTTTGTGGTGTGTCATTTTGATGAAATATTTTGTTTCCATGCCTGCTCATTCTTGGATATACATCTTGTCTAGTCTTGTTGTAAATAGTTAAAGTAAACCAAACTTTTTTTTACGGGTGAAAGTAAACCAAACCTGATCCTTATATACACACATAGTAAGGCCTGATTCAAAAAAAAAAGATCAATCGCCTGTACGGGGCAGTAGACTAGTAGCATACATGTTCATGGAGTGGTCACTCAAGACTCAAGAGTGTGCCCACCATGGATCTCAGATTGAAATGTGTGCCACCTTTTTATTATTCTCCTCCTGTGATTCAAACGGCATTTGTAATTCTCTACCGTGATCAAGGGTATGATCCCTTGTTATATGCGTATGCTGTAATTTTGGGTGAAAGGGAACCATCTCTTTCTATTCCCCTCTCTTACCTTAGTATCTTGTCAAAGCACCAGTCTGCGATTCAAAGATTCTACCAAGGTGATACTTTTCCAAAAGATTCAATTGACATGTACAATTCTAGGTTACCCAATGGTCCATTTGGATCAAGGCGGGAAAACCTCAAACTCATTTATACATTTCCAAATGGTTGTTGTTTAAGTAAAGTAGTCAAAAATATAAGTATGCGGATTAAATTCCACGGTAACGATAGAGAAAACTTGCTATCTTGTCGTTTTGTTCGTAATAAAATGGTTGTTGGTTCTTAGGGAAAGACATAAAAGCACAAATGTGGCGTTTCGACTCCACCTTATTATGttcatttacattttcttttCATGGGATTTCATAATGGTTTTGTGAAAAAGAAATAGTTTTTGCTTATGTCGGTTAATCAAGTTGTTTATGTTTCCCGCAAAAAAATCAAGTTGTTTATGCACCAGAGTTAATACTAAACGATTGACGTGTAACCACACCCACTTCTATGGTATTGTATTAGTTCTTTTGTTGTTGTAGCCTTTCTTATGCTTGTGTCTGCGACTAATACCTATTAGTTGTCGTATGAAGAGAAGAACAATGAAAAGGTCTTTTTATGTAATTAAGATGTTGACATGCTGCAAAGCCACGTATGATTGATGTGATGCCTCTTGTGCTTTGGCGTTTGCAGATTGCTGATTTTGTGAAAGAATTGTGTCAGTATGAATACCACTCCAATGGGCTATTGGATGCTCCAAAAGTGCTATCTGACATCGTGGAATCTCTTATTGGTGCCATATATCTTGACTCCAAGTACAATCAAGAGCTAGTTTGGCAGGTAAATGTCTTTCTCGGAACTGTGAAATCTTGGCTTTTGTTTCTCACTGTAGTTTGGTAATGTAATGTTTCTTTCTCTGATAATAGGTTTTTCGAAAGTTGGCTAATCCACTTATTAGCCTTGAGACATTAGGGAAGCATCCAGTAAGCGAGCTATTAGAGTTTGGCCAAAAGACTGGTCGAATAGTGGATATCTCTAAAGATGGGTGGGTTAAGGATACGAAGGTTGATGTATTTGTTGACGGTGTGCTGGTTGCAAGCGCGACTTATGCTCAAAAGAAAGAGATAGCCTCAAACCGCGCCGCGAAGGCTGCTCTAGACAAATTGAAGGAGAAGTCGGGGCAATCCGATGTTCTATCAGCCCCAGGAGAAGCTCCCGAGCCGTTGGACGAATTGGGTCGTGCTGGAGCTTTAGAGCTCCAGTGAAATGCTGAGACATTGTGGGCGCAACAAATGTTTTTGCCAGTTTGTAGTTCCATTGAATTTTTCCATTACATGTGTGTTGTTAAGCTGTGTTATGAGCCTGTAAATACTTATATGCAAATCATATGATTATTGTGCCCCTGTGGGCGCTGAGAGCAAGGTGCAAGTTCACACCTTAAAATTGATTTGTTCATCTCTATATACTTTGGTGATATTAGCATATACCGAGAACTGGATGGTTCACCTACAGCAGCCAACTTCTTTTCCCTGAGCAGAGTGAATGACTGCTTTTGCCCTTCGAGAGTGGAGGGGAATCAATCGTACAGCCGCTGCGGGCGCGGGGAAAGGCGACGCTAGGGCGCCATGCCTCGCTGCGGTGCCTCGGCCGGCAAGCTGGCCGGCGGTGCTGGTGCGTCCGGACGGCAAGGCGCGCGCGTGGTGGTGACGCCATCCTTGCTGGGGCTGACTTGGGTCCCCCGGCCCGCGCCGTTTCGCTGGGCTGACATCGCCGACGACAAGGCCGAGGCGGACGGCTGTATCGAGATGACGGTCTCCTTGGCGCCGCCGTCTTTCGGCGACTTCCCGGCCGTGGCGTCGAAGGCGAGTTCGCGCGGCGCTCGACGGCCCGGTGTGAGGGCCCCGGTGGTGGCTGCTGACCAGCCGCCCCGGGCGTCACGGCTAGCGCGGCGAGCGTGACCCCACCTTCCCCGTTCGCGGCGCCACCTGCACCGGTGGGAGAGCAGACGACCAATGCTGGCCGGAGCTCTTCCCGCACGGTGGAGGTCGAGCCGGTGCGCCGCCTTGCTCCTATACggcgctgcaggcgcccgttCGCGCTCCTGGCGCCTGCAGCGCCCCGCGATGGGCCGGCCCACGAACCGTGCAAACCAATGAATGCAAAAAcctcgcaaaaaaaagaaaaagaataaaaaaaagcTAACGTGCACACGTGTGGCATCTTGCACATCGCCCACGCGTCTTTATTATCACTCATTTTATCACGTGCGAACAGATGGCATCAGCAAGaatctttttggttttcggcttaaaaatgttttatctcctaattaaaaaacaaattaaaaatcGGTTTTCACCAAtaaatccgtctcgacgagatcatcaaaactactccctccgttcctaaatataagtctttgaaGAGATTCtactatgaaccacatacggatgtatgtagatgcattttagagtgtggattcaattattttgctccgtatgtagttcatagtgaaatctccaaagacttatatttaggaacggaggaagtagacCCCATGATGGTATGTTTTGACGATTTTTTGGGTTTTTTACATCTGTGCCCcgtggttccttagctctactcattcatccccgcgCTCTTAATTTTTGCTCAATTTTCTCCACTCCCTTGCCAGAAACCCTCATAATTGGGCACAATGGACGTTGCCGTCGAGTCAAaggcttgaccgttaactctgagtAGTGGGGCCACGCTGGACTGTGCCGCATTGGGTGGTGTCGTTGTTCGACCATTGGGACGTGGTTTCGTTGGGCCGCCGCGTGCCGCCAGGAcagaagcctgctatgcatgcacccagCAAACCCTGCCTGCATGCGTCGATCGAGCCTGCATGCGCTGATGCCAATATGTAGCTTAAATAGCCGTAGTGCTACGTGTTATTTGGCCGTGGCAATAAcagggtcaaatgtgaagttagtagcccgttttcaaacccaccgcagcatcgggagtgtacacgcgtggga
This sequence is a window from Aegilops tauschii subsp. strangulata cultivar AL8/78 chromosome 7, Aet v6.0, whole genome shotgun sequence. Protein-coding genes within it:
- the LOC109779509 gene encoding ribonuclease 3-like protein 3 encodes the protein MDPQSHSHSQSHSPPPAADDDPDAMPREQQQREEAPPGYVPPMSPEEVAAVEALLCYEFKDKSLVGLALTHGSFYLPYRSGDATYERLEYLGDAVLTCLVSREVFLTYRDLPPGPLTRLRAANVDKEKLARIAVDHGIHRFLRHKAPKLEEQIADFVKELCQYEYHSNGLLDAPKVLSDIVESLIGAIYLDSKYNQELVWQVFRKLANPLISLETLGKHPVSELLEFGQKTGRIVDISKDGWVKDTKVDVFVDGVLVASATYAQKKEIASNRAAKAALDKLKEKSGQSDVLSAPGEAPEPLDELGRAGALELQ